Proteins encoded by one window of Streptomyces sp. ALI-76-A:
- a CDS encoding glycosyltransferase family 2 protein — MSSVLRPASAGQDPSIAVTYRPISSHLAITPPVSVVIPAMNEAENLPYVFKTLPDWIHEVVLVDGNSTDGTVDVARSLWPDVKVVEQRGKGKGDALITGFQAASGDIIVMVDADGSADGNEIVSYVSALVSGADFAKGSRFANGGGTDDMTFIRKLGNWALCTAVNRKFGARYTDLCYGYNAFWRHCLDKIELDCTGFEVETLMNIRVVKAGLKVQEIPSHEYLRIHGTSNLRAVRDGLRVLRVILRERSNRRALRSRRHPSPMLDSVRGEVS; from the coding sequence ATGAGCTCAGTTCTGCGCCCGGCCAGTGCGGGCCAAGATCCGTCGATCGCCGTCACGTACCGGCCGATCTCCTCTCACCTGGCCATCACGCCACCGGTGAGTGTGGTGATTCCCGCCATGAACGAGGCGGAGAATCTCCCGTACGTCTTCAAGACGCTTCCGGACTGGATCCACGAAGTGGTGCTGGTGGACGGCAACTCCACCGACGGCACCGTCGACGTGGCCCGCTCGCTGTGGCCGGACGTCAAGGTCGTCGAGCAGCGCGGCAAGGGCAAGGGCGACGCGCTGATCACCGGGTTCCAGGCCGCGAGCGGCGACATCATCGTGATGGTCGACGCGGACGGCTCGGCCGACGGCAACGAGATCGTCAGCTATGTCTCCGCCCTCGTCTCGGGCGCGGACTTCGCCAAGGGCTCCCGCTTCGCCAACGGCGGCGGCACCGACGACATGACCTTCATCCGCAAGCTCGGCAACTGGGCGCTGTGCACGGCCGTCAACCGCAAGTTCGGCGCCCGCTACACGGACCTGTGCTACGGCTACAACGCGTTCTGGCGGCACTGCCTCGACAAGATCGAACTGGACTGCACCGGCTTCGAGGTGGAGACCCTGATGAACATCCGGGTCGTCAAGGCGGGGCTCAAGGTGCAGGAGATACCGAGCCACGAGTACCTCCGCATCCACGGCACCAGCAATCTGCGGGCCGTGCGGGACGGGCTCAGGGTGCTCAGGGTGATCCTGCGGGAGCGTTCCAACCGGCGGGCGCTGCGCAGCCGCAGGCACCCCTCCCCGATGCTCGACTCGGTCCGGGGAGAGGTGTCTTGA
- a CDS encoding glycosyltransferase family 2 protein, giving the protein MSGPDISVVICVYTEDRWEDILAAVSSVRAQSRPALETLLVVDHNAALLDRLAKEYEESGQVRVLANAGPRGLSAGRNTGIAAARGDVVAFLDDDAVAERDWLRHFAEGYADPRVMAVGGRTVPIWASGRRPAWFPEEFDWVVGCTYKGLPSGLVKVRNVLGGNASFRRSAFEAAGGFATGIGRDGDKRPLGCEETELCIRLTRARPEAILLIDDRAVIHHRVPRTREHFGYFRSRAYAEGLSKALVARSVGTDKGLESERRYTTRVLPAGVARGLRDALLARPGGAGRAGAIVAGVLTAAGGYMVGTVRARRGGTTFSVPGIERGST; this is encoded by the coding sequence TTGAGCGGTCCCGACATCTCCGTCGTGATCTGCGTGTACACCGAGGACCGCTGGGAGGACATCCTCGCGGCGGTCTCCTCGGTGCGGGCGCAGTCCCGCCCGGCCCTGGAGACCCTGCTGGTCGTCGACCACAACGCGGCGCTCCTGGACCGGCTGGCCAAGGAGTACGAGGAGTCCGGCCAGGTCCGGGTGCTGGCCAACGCGGGCCCCCGCGGCCTGTCCGCCGGCCGCAACACCGGGATCGCCGCGGCGCGCGGTGACGTCGTGGCCTTCCTGGACGACGACGCCGTCGCCGAGCGGGACTGGCTGCGGCACTTCGCCGAGGGCTACGCCGATCCGCGGGTGATGGCCGTCGGCGGCCGTACGGTGCCCATCTGGGCGTCGGGCCGCCGGCCGGCCTGGTTCCCGGAGGAGTTCGACTGGGTGGTCGGCTGCACCTACAAGGGCCTGCCGTCCGGGCTGGTGAAGGTGCGCAACGTCCTGGGCGGCAACGCCTCGTTCCGCCGCAGCGCCTTCGAGGCGGCGGGCGGATTCGCGACCGGCATCGGACGCGACGGCGACAAGCGGCCGCTGGGCTGCGAGGAGACGGAGCTGTGCATCCGGCTCACCCGGGCCAGGCCGGAGGCGATCCTGCTGATCGACGACCGGGCGGTGATCCACCACCGGGTGCCGCGGACGCGCGAGCACTTCGGGTACTTCCGCTCCCGGGCGTACGCCGAGGGCCTGTCGAAGGCCCTGGTGGCGCGGAGCGTCGGCACGGACAAGGGCCTGGAGTCCGAGCGCCGGTACACCACCCGGGTGCTGCCCGCCGGGGTGGCGCGCGGACTGCGGGACGCGCTGCTGGCCCGTCCGGGCGGCGCCGGCCGCGCGGGCGCGATCGTCGCCGGGGTGCTGACGGCGGCGGGCGGCTACATGGTGGGCACGGTCCGCGCGCGCCGCGGCGGAACCACCTTCTCGGTGCCCGGGATCGAGAGGGGAAGCACATGA
- a CDS encoding polysaccharide deacetylase family protein → MSDGPAPILMYHAVATDPEEATRALSVTPEAFAAQMAVIGALGRTPVTTADLAARWRSGRPLPERPVLITFDDGYEGVHRHALPVLARHGFPATLFVSTGWIRGAYDTGGGPDTMLDWGQVRELAAAGVEIGGHSHTHPQLDQLDDAALRHELIHCKEIVSDALGSVPASFAYPFGYSSRRVRRAVRETGYGQALVVGNDLARRRQGPYALRRVTVRRGTGPEEFERLVEGRAITRNFAGDRALTKGYALVRRARQVRRKAIRSRV, encoded by the coding sequence ATGAGCGACGGGCCCGCGCCGATCCTGATGTACCACGCGGTCGCGACCGACCCGGAGGAGGCCACGCGCGCGCTGTCGGTGACCCCGGAAGCGTTCGCGGCGCAGATGGCCGTGATCGGCGCCCTGGGCCGCACACCCGTCACCACCGCCGATCTCGCGGCCCGTTGGCGCTCCGGCCGCCCGCTGCCCGAGCGGCCGGTCCTGATCACCTTCGACGACGGCTACGAGGGCGTGCACCGGCACGCCCTGCCCGTGCTCGCCCGGCACGGCTTCCCGGCCACCCTGTTCGTCTCCACCGGCTGGATCCGGGGCGCGTACGACACCGGGGGCGGCCCGGACACCATGCTGGACTGGGGCCAGGTCCGCGAACTGGCCGCGGCGGGCGTGGAGATCGGCGGGCACAGCCACACCCATCCGCAGCTCGACCAGCTCGACGACGCCGCGCTGCGGCACGAGCTGATCCACTGCAAGGAGATCGTCAGCGACGCGCTCGGCTCGGTCCCGGCCTCGTTCGCCTATCCGTTCGGCTACTCCAGCCGCCGGGTGCGGCGGGCGGTGCGGGAGACCGGGTACGGACAGGCGCTCGTCGTCGGCAACGACCTCGCCCGGCGCCGCCAGGGGCCGTACGCCCTGCGACGGGTCACCGTGCGCCGCGGCACGGGACCGGAGGAGTTCGAGCGGCTCGTCGAGGGCCGCGCCATCACCCGGAACTTCGCCGGGGACCGCGCCCTCACCAAGGGGTACGCCCTGGTCCGCAGAGCACGTCAGGTCCGCCGGAAGGCCATCCGTTCCCGTGTCTGA
- a CDS encoding lipopolysaccharide biosynthesis protein, whose translation MSDTTTTEPTPPASEAPGRPGRRLRLPGLGRSPGGNQLFRNAYALMLNTGISAVLGLGYWLAAARYYSESAVGQGSAAIAAMKLLAGLTAVTLTGALARFIPVAGRATGRLILRTYAGSSVIVALAALVFLFTLDLWGPSYRFLHGPLYGLGFVVAVVAWSLLTLQDGVLTGLRSALWVPVGNTVFSAVKLGLLAAFAVAIPTTGVFVSWVAAIAFSVLPLGWLVFRRLVPRHEKATDEHAKPPTLKEVGRFLAGDYTGSLFSLAVVYLVPVIIASQVSVEDNAYFYITATIGGTVNLLAINMGASLTVEGSHDPRRLAANTRAALKRMARIMLPVAGILFFGAPWILGVFGAGYADAAAPLLRWFAVGAVLRVVMETYFAVLRAQSRTAGLAWLQGLLCVLVLGLTLLLLPRMGLAGAGVAEICALGVIVTVAAPRLYRIVRGAPGDLPGGAAPDGDLADLGAREAPAPAGPQRRAPVWGLDQDTLALGVRVDFDHLERRPDVRPGPGTPPTGTSVAPEDHRPAWAANPEVGLPVEEREPGAEASLGPAEVDAPFEAPEEAAVREDPAIARDEAAVREDHAVVQEEAAVREEAPEREEALVRAGGPRADEVAEPDDVPVPAGAPPTRAGLVLGGLLAAALLLYWVPALRLGEADLDGMGGLGLISVLPTPTLVGAALLAVVFASLLWLGREHRTLLLVTLLATVVSLHALPAVIETQPRFATAWQHLGFIDYIDRTGSAVPDLDARWSWPGFFAAAAFVAEACGVDDLTEVIRWWPTAVQLLYLAPMFLLVRSMRASWRAKWTGVWIFVLSGWVGQDYFSPQGFTYLLYLVFVAILLVWFRAPGVIWARRRPGEIEVEPTDRRQRAVLLMVVIGLFAASVPAHQLTPFVMVGVLAVLVLAGRSELRGLPLLFGVMVTAWVGFMAEPYWSGHFAEMFGGVGGVGGNVSSSVSGRIEGGSSTHKLVLYVRVLLAGGVMAFACWGWWRRRWHRYRERSLLVLTFVPFLGFGMQSYGGEMALRVFMFALPGAALLAALALFPRTGVTVEERDKDRVSLAPLAALMAGLVLMGGFLVARWGNEPFERIRTGEVAAMDYLYAHDDPTARLLWLSNDTVTNVTPAMPWGARDMEKVEYLPTLAPADPVLVSGLVKALKDAGPNSYLMVNRSQVVYLELDVGYPPTWESRLLRNLDERPELRKVFANGDVTMYALRKQPEGKVPAADPGPVGPLVTWTPWSVVGAFAALALIVLLTAREVVRVAVRPGVRQLRWLQSSFWFSLPLLAVLLASLIQRFLTMK comes from the coding sequence GTGTCTGACACGACCACGACCGAGCCCACCCCGCCCGCGTCCGAGGCGCCCGGGCGGCCGGGGCGCCGGCTGCGCCTGCCCGGCCTGGGCCGGTCCCCCGGCGGCAACCAGCTGTTCCGCAACGCCTACGCGCTGATGCTCAACACCGGTATCTCCGCGGTGCTCGGTCTCGGCTACTGGCTGGCCGCCGCCCGCTACTACTCCGAGTCGGCGGTCGGCCAGGGCTCCGCCGCGATCGCCGCCATGAAGCTCCTCGCGGGCCTGACCGCGGTGACCCTGACGGGGGCGCTGGCCCGCTTCATCCCGGTCGCGGGCCGGGCCACCGGCCGGCTGATCCTGCGCACGTACGCGGGCAGTTCGGTGATCGTGGCGCTGGCCGCCCTCGTCTTCCTGTTCACCCTGGACCTGTGGGGGCCGTCGTACCGCTTCCTGCACGGGCCGCTGTACGGGCTCGGTTTCGTGGTGGCCGTCGTCGCCTGGTCGCTGCTGACGCTCCAGGACGGGGTGCTGACCGGGCTGCGCAGCGCGCTGTGGGTGCCGGTCGGCAACACGGTGTTCTCCGCGGTGAAGCTGGGGCTGCTGGCCGCGTTCGCGGTGGCGATCCCGACGACCGGCGTGTTCGTGTCGTGGGTCGCGGCCATCGCGTTCTCCGTGCTGCCGCTGGGCTGGCTGGTGTTCCGGCGCCTGGTGCCCCGGCACGAGAAGGCGACCGACGAGCACGCGAAGCCGCCGACGCTGAAGGAGGTCGGGCGGTTCCTGGCGGGCGACTACACGGGCTCGCTGTTCTCGCTGGCCGTGGTCTACCTGGTCCCCGTGATCATCGCCTCGCAGGTCAGCGTCGAGGACAACGCGTACTTCTACATCACCGCCACGATCGGCGGCACGGTCAACCTGCTCGCCATCAACATGGGCGCGTCCCTGACCGTCGAGGGCTCGCACGACCCGCGCCGGCTGGCCGCCAACACCCGGGCCGCCCTGAAGCGGATGGCCCGGATCATGCTGCCGGTGGCCGGGATCCTGTTCTTCGGGGCGCCGTGGATCCTCGGCGTGTTCGGCGCGGGCTACGCGGACGCGGCCGCCCCGCTGCTGCGCTGGTTCGCGGTCGGCGCGGTGCTGCGGGTCGTCATGGAGACGTACTTCGCGGTGCTGCGCGCGCAGAGCCGTACCGCCGGACTGGCCTGGCTGCAAGGCCTGTTGTGCGTGCTGGTGCTCGGTCTGACGCTGTTGCTGCTGCCCCGGATGGGCCTGGCCGGCGCTGGCGTGGCGGAGATCTGCGCGCTGGGGGTGATCGTCACGGTCGCCGCGCCCAGGCTGTACCGGATCGTCCGGGGCGCGCCGGGCGACCTGCCCGGGGGGGCGGCACCCGACGGGGACCTCGCCGACCTGGGGGCACGCGAGGCGCCCGCCCCGGCCGGACCACAGCGGCGCGCGCCCGTCTGGGGGCTCGACCAGGACACGCTCGCCCTCGGCGTCCGTGTCGACTTCGACCACCTGGAACGCCGGCCGGACGTCCGTCCGGGCCCCGGCACCCCGCCCACCGGGACGTCCGTGGCTCCCGAGGACCACCGGCCCGCCTGGGCGGCGAACCCCGAGGTGGGCCTGCCGGTCGAGGAACGGGAACCCGGCGCGGAGGCGTCCCTGGGCCCGGCCGAGGTGGACGCCCCGTTCGAGGCGCCGGAGGAGGCCGCCGTGCGGGAGGACCCCGCCATCGCACGGGACGAGGCCGCCGTACGGGAGGACCACGCCGTCGTACAAGAGGAGGCCGCCGTACGGGAAGAGGCCCCGGAGCGGGAAGAGGCCCTGGTACGCGCCGGAGGGCCGCGGGCCGACGAGGTGGCCGAGCCCGACGACGTTCCGGTGCCGGCGGGTGCGCCGCCGACCCGGGCCGGGCTCGTCCTCGGCGGTCTGCTGGCCGCCGCGCTGCTGCTGTACTGGGTGCCCGCGCTGCGGCTGGGCGAGGCCGACCTGGACGGGATGGGCGGGCTCGGGCTGATCTCCGTGCTGCCGACACCCACGCTCGTCGGTGCCGCGCTGCTGGCCGTGGTGTTCGCCTCACTGCTGTGGCTCGGCCGGGAGCACCGGACGCTGCTGCTGGTGACGCTGCTGGCGACCGTCGTCTCGCTGCACGCGCTGCCCGCGGTGATCGAGACGCAGCCGCGGTTCGCGACGGCCTGGCAGCACCTCGGGTTCATCGACTACATCGACCGGACGGGATCGGCCGTACCCGACCTGGACGCGCGCTGGAGCTGGCCGGGCTTCTTCGCGGCGGCCGCGTTCGTCGCCGAGGCCTGCGGAGTCGACGACCTCACCGAGGTGATCCGCTGGTGGCCGACGGCCGTCCAACTCCTCTACCTGGCGCCGATGTTCCTGCTGGTGCGCTCGATGCGGGCGAGCTGGCGGGCGAAGTGGACCGGTGTCTGGATCTTCGTGCTCAGTGGCTGGGTCGGCCAGGACTACTTCTCCCCGCAGGGTTTCACCTATCTCCTCTACCTGGTGTTCGTGGCGATCCTGCTCGTCTGGTTCCGGGCGCCGGGCGTGATCTGGGCCCGGCGGCGCCCCGGCGAGATCGAGGTCGAGCCGACGGACCGGCGGCAGCGGGCCGTGCTGCTGATGGTCGTGATCGGCCTGTTCGCGGCGAGCGTCCCGGCCCATCAGCTCACCCCGTTCGTGATGGTGGGCGTGCTCGCGGTGCTGGTCCTGGCAGGCCGCAGCGAACTGCGCGGCCTGCCCCTCCTGTTCGGCGTCATGGTGACGGCCTGGGTGGGCTTCATGGCCGAGCCGTACTGGTCCGGGCACTTCGCCGAGATGTTCGGCGGGGTCGGCGGGGTCGGCGGCAACGTCAGCTCGTCGGTGTCCGGGCGGATCGAGGGCGGCAGTTCCACCCACAAGCTGGTGCTGTACGTGCGGGTGCTGCTGGCCGGCGGGGTGATGGCGTTCGCCTGCTGGGGCTGGTGGCGCAGGCGCTGGCACCGCTACCGCGAACGGTCGCTGCTGGTCCTCACCTTCGTGCCGTTCCTGGGCTTCGGCATGCAGTCGTACGGCGGCGAGATGGCCCTGCGGGTCTTCATGTTCGCTCTGCCGGGGGCCGCCCTGCTCGCCGCGCTCGCCCTGTTCCCGCGCACCGGCGTCACCGTCGAGGAACGCGACAAGGACCGGGTGAGCCTCGCCCCGCTGGCCGCGCTGATGGCGGGACTGGTCCTCATGGGCGGCTTCCTGGTGGCCCGTTGGGGCAACGAGCCGTTCGAGCGGATCCGCACCGGCGAGGTCGCGGCCATGGACTACCTCTACGCCCACGACGATCCGACGGCCCGGCTGCTGTGGCTGAGCAACGACACGGTGACCAACGTGACGCCGGCGATGCCGTGGGGCGCCCGGGACATGGAGAAGGTCGAGTACCTGCCGACGCTCGCGCCCGCCGACCCGGTGCTGGTGTCGGGCCTGGTCAAGGCGTTGAAGGACGCCGGCCCGAACTCGTATCTGATGGTCAACCGGAGCCAGGTCGTCTATCTGGAGCTGGACGTGGGCTACCCGCCCACGTGGGAGTCGCGGCTGCTGCGGAACCTGGACGAGCGACCGGAGTTGCGCAAGGTCTTCGCCAACGGCGACGTGACGATGTACGCGCTGCGCAAGCAGCCCGAGGGCAAGGTGCCGGCCGCGGACCCCGGTCCGGTCGGGCCGCTGGTGACGTGGACACCCTGGTCGGTGGTCGGGGCCTTCGCGGCACTCGCGCTGATCGTGCTGCTGACGGCACGGGAGGTCGTCCGGGTCGCGGTGCGGCCGGGTGTGCGGCAACTGCGGTGGCTGCAGAGCAGCTTCTGGTTCTCGCTGCCGCTGCTGGCGGTGCTGCTCGCCTCGCTGATCCAGCGGTTCCTGACGATGAAGTGA
- a CDS encoding xylan 1,4-beta-xylosidase, whose amino-acid sequence MGRHGWNSGARRWRLTALLGVGAAALALLVTLLNTLPGNGASTAGTTRDGDQAHGTPAVPADAPKPEVGWGFTHTQFSADEGSAAATRRVRGLLAEAGGLPQNQHIMGWGADNPEPVEGRYDFEAMDRRVDFMRASGATPVITLCCSPDWMKGGEAGVDRTDWSQASLETAPEPEHYQDFADLAATVAKRYPDVRHFVVWNEFKGFWNDAEARWDHEGYTELYNLVHKALKSVDEDIMVGGPYLVMDSLDPRSEDASTTFRGPWGAMDQRVLDAFAYWNEHKAGADFVVVDGSSYTNDDELLPDEFAATDKFTAVGEWVRARTGGLPLWWAEYYVEPGDGNDEREGWSETRRVAVQAAGMIAMARGGATSGFYWNPQKEKGADCAGCLWTPTDRAGGGAKLPMYDLVSRFAAEFGPGTAHRTVPVAGRDAPGVRVLASDEAVLVVNTLDRRIGVTVDGRRLTMQAYEVEWLDRRTG is encoded by the coding sequence ATGGGACGTCATGGGTGGAATTCGGGGGCTCGGCGGTGGCGGCTCACCGCGCTGCTCGGTGTGGGCGCGGCCGCTCTGGCGCTGCTCGTGACCCTGCTCAACACGCTGCCCGGGAACGGCGCGAGCACCGCCGGCACCACCCGCGACGGCGACCAGGCGCACGGCACGCCGGCCGTTCCCGCCGACGCGCCGAAGCCCGAGGTGGGCTGGGGGTTCACCCACACCCAGTTCAGCGCCGACGAGGGCAGCGCCGCCGCCACCCGGCGCGTCCGGGGCCTGCTGGCCGAGGCCGGGGGCCTGCCGCAGAACCAGCACATCATGGGCTGGGGCGCCGACAACCCCGAGCCGGTGGAGGGCCGTTACGACTTCGAGGCGATGGACCGCCGTGTCGACTTCATGCGCGCCTCCGGTGCCACCCCGGTCATCACCCTGTGCTGCTCCCCGGACTGGATGAAGGGCGGCGAGGCCGGCGTCGACCGCACCGACTGGAGCCAGGCCTCCCTGGAGACGGCTCCGGAGCCGGAGCACTACCAGGACTTCGCCGACCTGGCCGCGACCGTCGCCAAGCGCTATCCGGACGTACGCCACTTCGTCGTCTGGAACGAGTTCAAGGGCTTCTGGAACGACGCGGAGGCCCGCTGGGACCACGAGGGGTACACGGAGCTGTACAACCTGGTCCACAAGGCACTCAAGAGCGTCGACGAGGACATCATGGTCGGCGGCCCGTACCTGGTGATGGACAGCCTCGACCCCCGGTCCGAGGACGCCTCGACGACCTTCAGGGGTCCCTGGGGCGCCATGGACCAGCGCGTCCTGGACGCCTTCGCCTACTGGAACGAGCACAAGGCCGGCGCCGACTTCGTGGTCGTCGACGGCTCCAGCTACACCAACGACGACGAGCTGCTGCCCGACGAGTTCGCGGCCACCGACAAGTTCACGGCGGTGGGCGAGTGGGTGCGGGCCCGGACCGGCGGCCTGCCGCTGTGGTGGGCCGAGTACTACGTCGAGCCCGGGGACGGGAACGACGAACGCGAGGGCTGGTCCGAGACCCGCCGCGTCGCCGTCCAGGCCGCCGGGATGATCGCCATGGCCAGGGGCGGCGCCACCTCCGGCTTCTACTGGAATCCGCAGAAGGAGAAGGGCGCCGACTGCGCGGGCTGCCTGTGGACACCGACCGATCGGGCCGGCGGCGGCGCGAAGCTGCCCATGTACGACCTCGTCTCCCGCTTCGCCGCGGAGTTCGGGCCGGGCACCGCCCACCGGACCGTGCCCGTCGCCGGACGCGACGCACCCGGCGTCCGGGTCCTGGCGAGCGACGAGGCGGTCCTGGTCGTCAACACCCTCGACCGGCGGATCGGCGTGACGGTCGACGGCAGGCGGCTCACGATGCAGGCGTACGAGGTCGAGTGGCTCGACCGGAGGACCGGCTGA
- a CDS encoding DUF5925 domain-containing protein, translating into MSANPHDALPIRLNVDDSDSPSDVVDALFLGRFATGEQPYSHAANIDRVRSGATLMPPGARVLRVARDDDRSATLAEGDGWTLLISRWNRGADVTVTATTAELAEKVLDQATDGAADEPEPQPENVTMGFWYVSPRRGPHRTTRQISAGTWDEVRTNYTEPVADAMDRLMKTTPEDIAGRLLLLHGPPGTGKTSALRTLARSWRDWCQVDCVLDPERLFNDVGYLMDIAIGEEDGAGKGRWRLLLLEDCDELIRGEAKHTAGQALSRLLNLTDGLLGQGRNVLVGVTTNEDLERLHPAVVRPGRCLARIEVGPLTRREAVTWLGTEEGVGREGATLAELYALRRGTSPTSVPEPRGGVDAGLYL; encoded by the coding sequence ATGTCTGCGAACCCACACGACGCTCTGCCGATCCGGCTCAACGTCGACGACAGCGACTCACCGTCCGACGTCGTCGACGCGCTGTTCCTCGGCCGCTTCGCGACGGGCGAGCAGCCGTACTCGCACGCGGCCAACATCGACCGTGTCCGGTCCGGGGCGACCCTGATGCCGCCGGGCGCCCGAGTGCTGCGCGTGGCCCGCGACGACGACCGCAGCGCGACGCTCGCCGAGGGCGACGGCTGGACGCTGCTGATCTCCCGCTGGAACCGCGGCGCCGACGTCACGGTCACGGCGACCACCGCCGAGCTGGCCGAGAAGGTCCTCGACCAGGCCACCGACGGCGCGGCGGACGAGCCCGAACCGCAGCCGGAGAACGTGACGATGGGCTTCTGGTACGTCTCCCCCCGGCGCGGCCCGCACCGCACCACCCGCCAGATCTCCGCGGGCACGTGGGACGAGGTGCGGACCAACTACACCGAGCCGGTGGCGGACGCGATGGACCGTCTGATGAAGACGACCCCCGAGGACATCGCGGGCCGGCTGCTGCTCCTGCACGGCCCGCCGGGCACCGGCAAGACGTCGGCGCTGCGGACGCTGGCGCGGTCGTGGCGGGACTGGTGCCAGGTGGACTGCGTGCTGGACCCGGAGCGGCTGTTCAACGACGTCGGCTATCTGATGGACATCGCGATCGGCGAGGAGGACGGGGCGGGCAAGGGCCGCTGGCGGCTGCTGCTGCTGGAGGACTGCGACGAGCTGATCCGCGGGGAGGCCAAGCACACCGCGGGCCAGGCGCTGTCCCGGCTGCTCAACCTCACCGACGGCCTGCTGGGCCAGGGCCGCAACGTCCTGGTCGGCGTGACCACCAACGAGGACCTGGAGCGCCTGCACCCGGCCGTGGTCCGCCCCGGCCGCTGTCTGGCCCGGATCGAGGTGGGACCGCTGACCCGCCGGGAGGCGGTGACCTGGCTGGGCACCGAGGAGGGCGTCGGCCGTGAGGGGGCGACCCTGGCGGAGCTGTACGCGCTGCGCCGGGGCACCTCCCCGACGTCGGTCCCGGAACCGCGGGGCGGGGTGGACGCGGGGCTGTACCTGTAG
- a CDS encoding DUF72 domain-containing protein — MTLFVGTSGWQYKDWRGVLYPAGCPTRLWLEEYAARFATVEINNAFYRLPSRETFEAWRERTPPDFVVAVKASRYLTHIKRLKDPGEPVHRLMSHAAGLGDRLGPVLLQLPPTLRADPGLLDACLACFPTGTRVAVEPRHESWWTPEVRAVLEARGAALCWADVRSRPAAPLWRTTDWGYVRFHVGRARAWPHYGRQSLRTWAERIAATWAHGEDVFAYFNNDPNAAAVRDAVVFARAAASAGLSPTRTP; from the coding sequence ATGACCCTGTTCGTCGGCACATCGGGCTGGCAGTACAAGGACTGGCGGGGTGTGCTCTACCCGGCCGGGTGCCCCACGCGGCTGTGGCTGGAGGAGTACGCGGCGCGGTTCGCGACGGTCGAGATCAACAACGCCTTCTACCGGCTGCCGTCCCGGGAGACCTTCGAGGCCTGGCGGGAACGCACCCCGCCGGACTTCGTCGTCGCGGTCAAGGCCAGCCGCTACCTGACCCACATCAAGCGGCTGAAGGACCCCGGGGAGCCGGTGCACCGGCTGATGAGCCACGCGGCGGGCCTGGGCGACCGGCTCGGCCCGGTCCTGCTCCAGCTGCCGCCGACGCTGCGCGCCGACCCGGGTCTCCTGGACGCCTGCCTGGCCTGCTTCCCGACCGGCACCAGGGTCGCCGTCGAGCCGAGGCACGAGTCCTGGTGGACGCCCGAGGTGCGCGCGGTGCTGGAGGCGCGCGGGGCCGCCCTGTGCTGGGCCGACGTCCGCTCCCGCCCGGCGGCCCCGCTGTGGCGCACCACCGACTGGGGCTACGTCCGCTTCCACGTCGGCCGGGCCCGGGCCTGGCCGCACTACGGCCGGCAGTCGCTGAGGACGTGGGCCGAGCGGATCGCGGCCACATGGGCGCACGGCGAGGACGTCTTCGCGTACTTCAACAACGACCCGAACGCGGCGGCGGTGCGGGACGCGGTGGTCTTCGCACGGGCGGCGGCCTCGGCGGGCCTGTCCCCGACCCGCACACCGTGA
- a CDS encoding GntR family transcriptional regulator, translating into MTLKIHIDESAPPYEQVRAQISEQARSGVLPVGYRLPTVRGLAESLGLAANTVAKAYRALEADGVIETRGRNGTYVAAVGSAAEREAASAAQAYVERVRRLGLDESAALVAVRDALRAAYERG; encoded by the coding sequence GTGACCCTGAAGATCCACATCGACGAGAGCGCCCCGCCGTACGAGCAGGTGCGCGCACAGATCTCCGAGCAGGCGCGGTCGGGAGTCCTGCCCGTGGGATACCGGCTGCCGACCGTGCGAGGGCTGGCCGAGTCGCTGGGCCTCGCCGCGAACACGGTCGCCAAGGCGTACCGGGCGCTGGAGGCGGACGGGGTGATCGAGACGCGGGGGCGCAACGGGACGTACGTCGCCGCGGTGGGCTCGGCGGCGGAACGTGAGGCGGCGTCGGCCGCCCAGGCGTACGTCGAGCGGGTGCGCCGTCTTGGCCTGGACGAGAGCGCGGCGCTCGTCGCGGTACGGGATGCCCTGCGGGCGGCTTACGAGCGGGGCTGA